In a genomic window of Pantoea agglomerans:
- a CDS encoding N-acyl homoserine lactonase family protein, protein MSLNIYPLNLGNITLDKSGLVLFQDAGVKTTIPTLGFLITGGEYPVLVDTGSRSTDYYRQFGFEAEQTREMTLAWLLAQHGLKPADIRYVIHTHAHVDHAGGDYLFPVTTTVCLSRRELAFAASGIMGPAMYALEDTRHLLERLYTRGALRLFDVDGSYEEEVIPGVTVRLSGGHTPGSISVLVDTAEGIANISGDVVYNLQGSLIDPFLDSLNAGEPTITGNRAMSTLEEKTAIKRALAGVRFMLPSHDVPALVQGGRVIGLLHNAISRPEVRVTDSSAYTLL, encoded by the coding sequence ATGTCCTTAAATATTTATCCGCTCAACCTGGGCAATATTACGCTTGATAAATCGGGCCTGGTGTTATTCCAGGATGCGGGCGTGAAAACCACTATTCCCACGCTGGGCTTCCTTATTACCGGCGGCGAGTATCCAGTTCTGGTGGATACCGGCTCGCGCTCAACAGACTATTACCGTCAGTTCGGATTTGAGGCTGAACAGACGCGGGAGATGACCCTTGCCTGGCTGCTTGCCCAGCATGGCCTGAAGCCTGCCGATATTCGCTACGTTATTCATACGCATGCCCATGTCGATCATGCCGGGGGAGATTATCTCTTTCCAGTGACCACGACGGTTTGCCTGTCGAGGCGTGAGCTGGCGTTCGCCGCCTCCGGCATTATGGGGCCGGCCATGTATGCGCTTGAAGATACCCGCCATCTGCTTGAACGCCTCTATACCAGAGGCGCGCTGCGCCTGTTCGACGTGGACGGTAGCTATGAGGAAGAGGTTATTCCGGGCGTAACGGTACGGCTGAGTGGCGGTCATACGCCGGGTTCGATTTCCGTGCTGGTTGATACCGCCGAGGGGATTGCCAATATTAGCGGCGATGTGGTGTACAACCTGCAGGGCAGTCTTATCGATCCCTTCCTCGACAGCCTGAACGCTGGTGAACCCACCATTACCGGCAACCGGGCAATGTCGACGCTTGAGGAAAAGACCGCGATCAAAAGAGCGCTGGCCGGCGTCCGGTTTATGCTGCCCAGCCATGACGTGCCTGCGCTCGTTCAGGGAGG
- a CDS encoding MFS transporter, which produces MKTKTLSARYAFWISAAVVAHTLWTSAAPAMIYPLYAAQWHLSFTLITVIFAVYPLTVVVTMLLFAGLSDRAGRKYVMLAGLLSSAVGVLLFAAADSVSVLLAGRIMMGIGVGLSAGPSAAALVDYAGQGGSARAGAVTLGAQSAGFTAALLLAGALVTWAPAPTRLSFYVLFALLIVLIVLSLFIPSDRPAGASARLLARPDVPVYLRRPFIYAALAVTGAYTHGVLISSLGAQIARSLIGSPSPWINSVALALFPVALGIAGVFARKIEVRRSVITGSIVSAAGMAILCISVSEQSLIFFISASLISGAGYAFMTFGGLGLIARYARQSDRGSAMSMLFVFAYLFTGGLAVLLGKMATQLNLAIAVYTGALILIFICVVLIIPGLFQLRGTNRSSAADI; this is translated from the coding sequence ATGAAAACCAAGACGCTTTCAGCCCGATATGCTTTCTGGATCAGCGCCGCCGTTGTTGCGCATACGCTCTGGACTAGCGCAGCACCTGCAATGATTTATCCGCTTTATGCCGCACAATGGCACCTCTCCTTTACCCTGATCACGGTGATTTTCGCCGTTTATCCGCTGACGGTTGTTGTGACGATGTTGCTGTTTGCGGGCCTGTCCGACAGGGCTGGAAGAAAATATGTCATGCTTGCCGGCCTGCTCAGCTCTGCTGTAGGCGTGCTGCTGTTTGCGGCTGCAGACAGCGTATCCGTGCTGTTAGCGGGGCGGATCATGATGGGGATTGGCGTGGGATTATCGGCGGGTCCTTCGGCTGCGGCACTGGTAGATTACGCCGGTCAGGGTGGCTCAGCGCGCGCGGGTGCGGTGACTCTCGGGGCGCAGTCAGCGGGGTTTACCGCTGCTCTTTTGCTGGCCGGGGCGCTGGTTACCTGGGCACCGGCGCCTACCCGGCTGAGTTTTTATGTTCTCTTTGCGCTGCTGATAGTGCTGATCGTTCTTTCTCTGTTTATCCCGAGCGACCGTCCTGCAGGTGCCTCTGCCAGACTGCTGGCCCGCCCGGACGTGCCGGTATACCTGCGCCGCCCCTTCATCTATGCCGCGCTGGCGGTAACAGGGGCTTATACCCACGGGGTGCTGATATCGTCTTTAGGCGCTCAGATTGCCCGTTCTCTTATCGGTTCACCCAGCCCGTGGATTAACAGCGTGGCGCTGGCGCTTTTCCCCGTCGCGCTGGGCATTGCTGGCGTGTTTGCCAGAAAGATTGAGGTTCGCCGGTCAGTTATAACAGGATCGATTGTCTCCGCGGCGGGAATGGCCATTCTGTGTATCTCCGTATCTGAACAGAGTCTGATTTTTTTTATCAGCGCCTCACTTATCTCCGGCGCCGGCTATGCCTTTATGACCTTTGGCGGGCTGGGTCTGATTGCGCGTTATGCTCGGCAGTCAGATCGCGGCAGCGCCATGTCTATGCTGTTCGTTTTTGCCTATCTCTTTACCGGCGGGCTCGCCGTTCTCCTCGGCAAAATGGCCACGCAGCTGAACCTGGCGATAGCGGTCTATACCGGCGCGTTGATCCTTATTTTCATCTGCGTAGTACTGATTATTCCTGGCTTATTTCAGCTGCGCGGCACTAACCGCTCTTCTGCAGCCGACATCTGA
- a CDS encoding TetR/AcrR family transcriptional regulator, which produces MARPRKISNEDVLSRVIPLFWKNGLAGTSLGQLEEATDINRSSLYATFCSKEQLFVSALEHYVSSAPAQYLLQKQPYGWQNIEQFLLAAPFNNPAFTGCFIINSTREVAVLPEAALDIVRDFRGAVIKQIRMNLPVQKNAGVMAEIIWSFLVEACLEANDRLEPQAWQERVNALLRFIRPDDDQ; this is translated from the coding sequence ATGGCCAGACCCAGAAAAATAAGCAATGAAGACGTTCTGAGTCGCGTTATTCCTCTCTTCTGGAAGAACGGGCTGGCTGGCACCAGCCTTGGCCAGCTTGAAGAAGCGACCGACATTAATCGCTCAAGCCTGTACGCCACCTTCTGCAGTAAGGAACAGCTTTTTGTCAGCGCGCTGGAACACTATGTCAGTAGCGCGCCTGCCCAGTATCTGTTACAAAAACAGCCCTATGGCTGGCAAAATATTGAGCAATTCCTGCTGGCTGCGCCCTTTAATAATCCCGCGTTTACCGGGTGCTTTATCATCAACTCAACGCGTGAAGTTGCCGTTCTGCCCGAGGCTGCGCTGGACATCGTGCGTGACTTTCGCGGGGCAGTCATTAAACAGATACGGATGAACCTACCCGTACAGAAAAATGCCGGCGTAATGGCAGAAATTATCTGGTCTTTTCTCGTTGAGGCCTGTCTGGAAGCTAATGACAGACTTGAGCCGCAGGCCTGGCAGGAGCGCGTGAACGCTCTGCTCCGCTTTATCAGACCTGATGATGACCAGTAA
- a CDS encoding LysR family transcriptional regulator, translated as MIRLEDVTLFVRSAALGSFSRAAREADILPGQVSAAVNRLERDLNKRLFARSTRSLRLTAEGETWLPYAQEMLTILQAGTERLQGSEDEIQGELKIAIPSDIGRNIILPVITAFCEKHPKISLRLFLSDHVSDVFRDPVDVAIRYGTLENSSYVALPLAEDNRRVLTASPAYLNKHGRLQHLDDLLRHQCLLYTLNGHAYDKWSFPENGVRRQLTVSSRMLCDDADLTRRWAVAGMGIAYKSWIDVSSDVLAGRLEVLLPEQPGEAVPLNLICPHRKQFSPAIRELHGLLREHLRSITALMRTHPAFATGAQAVLPANQSA; from the coding sequence ATGATACGTCTTGAAGATGTTACGTTGTTCGTCCGTTCCGCCGCGCTGGGCAGCTTTTCCCGCGCAGCCCGTGAAGCCGATATTCTTCCGGGTCAGGTCAGTGCCGCAGTTAACCGTCTGGAGCGCGACCTGAATAAGCGATTATTTGCGCGATCCACGCGAAGCCTGCGCCTCACCGCAGAGGGAGAAACCTGGCTTCCTTATGCTCAGGAAATGCTGACTATTCTGCAGGCGGGCACCGAGCGTCTGCAGGGAAGTGAGGATGAAATTCAGGGTGAACTGAAAATAGCCATTCCGTCAGACATCGGGCGAAATATCATCCTGCCGGTTATTACCGCCTTTTGCGAAAAACATCCCAAAATATCCCTGCGCCTCTTTCTGTCCGATCACGTCAGCGATGTTTTTCGCGATCCGGTGGATGTGGCCATCCGCTATGGGACGCTTGAAAACAGTAGTTACGTCGCGTTGCCGCTGGCCGAAGATAACCGGCGCGTGCTTACCGCTTCACCCGCCTATCTCAATAAGCACGGCAGGCTGCAGCACCTTGATGATTTGCTCAGGCACCAGTGCCTGCTCTATACCCTTAACGGACACGCCTACGATAAATGGTCCTTTCCGGAAAATGGCGTCCGGCGCCAGTTGACGGTCAGTAGCAGAATGTTATGCGACGATGCCGATCTGACGAGGCGCTGGGCAGTCGCGGGAATGGGGATTGCCTATAAATCATGGATAGATGTCAGCAGCGATGTGCTGGCCGGTCGGCTGGAAGTGCTGCTTCCCGAACAGCCTGGGGAAGCCGTGCCATTGAATCTTATTTGTCCTCACCGTAAGCAATTTTCTCCGGCGATCCGGGAGCTGCACGGCCTGCTGCGCGAACATCTGAGGTCTATTACGGCGTTGATGCGCACGCATCCGGCTTTCGCCACCGGTGCGCAGGCGGTATTACCCGCTAACCAGAGCGCATAA
- a CDS encoding YdgH/BhsA/McbA-like domain containing protein — translation MKTVKSALIIAALCAISFGSVAQSITATGSTLDEAESKIAQQAKKAGSDYKITESYAGNQFHMTAELSK, via the coding sequence ATGAAAACTGTAAAATCTGCACTGATTATTGCCGCTCTGTGCGCCATTTCGTTTGGCAGCGTTGCTCAGAGCATTACCGCAACGGGTTCAACGCTGGATGAAGCTGAGTCGAAAATTGCCCAACAGGCTAAAAAAGCAGGCTCTGATTATAAAATTACCGAAAGTTATGCTGGCAATCAGTTCCATATGACGGCAGAGCTGAGCAAGTAA
- a CDS encoding GlxA family transcriptional regulator, with protein sequence MHRVGLLISDYFQVLGLSTLSIFEFANQVKGEPFYDCAVYSEHGGSVLSSYGFSVDSKTLDGEAPIDTWLVAGVLTPVELPATPGVVTFLQTHARKARRVAGICTGAFVLGQAGLLDERRATTHWIHAQTLKTMHPSTRVEEDRIFIIDDHVWTSAGLTAGLDMALGMVEKDLGTEVARSVAHLLVMHHRRSGGQTQHSELLMLSPRSDRLQSALEYARKNLSKPLTIEEMADAVHVSARQLSRLFRSETGKSPAKAVEALRLENARLLIEQSRLPMEVIARESGFRDRRHMREVFIRGYGIPPQSIRTGKA encoded by the coding sequence ATGCATCGGGTAGGCTTGCTGATTTCTGATTACTTTCAGGTGTTAGGGTTGTCCACGCTGAGTATCTTTGAGTTTGCCAATCAGGTTAAGGGGGAACCCTTCTATGATTGTGCGGTTTACTCCGAACATGGTGGGTCCGTTCTATCCTCGTACGGCTTCAGCGTCGACAGTAAAACGCTTGATGGCGAGGCGCCCATTGATACCTGGCTGGTGGCCGGGGTGCTGACGCCGGTTGAGCTGCCGGCTACGCCCGGCGTGGTGACCTTTTTGCAGACCCATGCGCGGAAAGCGCGCCGCGTGGCCGGTATTTGCACCGGTGCCTTCGTGCTGGGCCAGGCCGGACTGCTTGACGAACGCCGGGCGACTACCCACTGGATCCACGCGCAGACCCTGAAAACGATGCACCCCTCCACCCGGGTTGAGGAAGATCGCATTTTTATCATCGACGACCACGTCTGGACATCAGCTGGCTTAACCGCCGGGCTCGATATGGCGCTGGGCATGGTCGAGAAGGATCTGGGAACAGAGGTGGCGCGCTCCGTGGCGCATCTGCTGGTCATGCACCACCGCCGCTCTGGTGGGCAAACCCAGCACTCGGAGCTGCTGATGCTCTCGCCGCGCAGCGATCGCCTGCAGTCTGCGCTGGAGTATGCGCGCAAAAACCTCAGCAAGCCCTTAACCATTGAAGAGATGGCGGATGCGGTACACGTCAGCGCGCGCCAGCTCAGCAGGCTGTTTCGCTCTGAAACCGGTAAGTCTCCGGCAAAAGCGGTGGAGGCGCTGCGGCTGGAAAATGCCAGGCTGCTGATTGAGCAGAGCAGGCTGCCGATGGAAGTGATTGCGCGTGAGTCCGGATTTCGCGACCGGCGGCATATGCGTGAGGTCTTTATACGCGGCTATGGTATTCCGCCGCAGTCTATACGTACCGGCAAAGCCTGA